One Mastacembelus armatus chromosome 10, fMasArm1.2, whole genome shotgun sequence DNA window includes the following coding sequences:
- the faf2 gene encoding FAS-associated factor 2, whose amino-acid sequence MAAPEEPELSQAQTEKLLQFQDLTGLESMDQCRRTLEQHNWNIEAAVQDRLNEQEGVPSVFNPPPSRPLQVNTADHRVYSYIVSRPQPRGLLGWSYYLIMLPFRFTYYTLLDIFRLALRFIRPDPRGRVTDPVGDVVSFIHSFEEMYGRSHPVFYQGTYSQALNDAKRELRYLLVYLHGDDHQDTDEFCRSTLCTEEVITFINARMLFWACSTSKPEGYRVSQALRENTYPFLAMIMLKDRKMTVVGRLEGLIQPEDLINQLTFIMDANQTYLMSERLEREERNQTQVLRQQQDEAYLASLRADQEKDRKKREEQEQRRQEEEKVRQSALAEERRRRTLEEEKERKSECLPPEPPADDPESVKIVFKLPNDTRVERRFLFGQSLSVIHDFLFSLKETPEKFQIVTNFPRRVLPCLPTDEQPNPPTLKEAGLSRSEVLFVQDLTDD is encoded by the exons ATGGCGGCGCCAGAGGAGCCAGAATTATCTCAGGCGCAGACTGAAAAACTCCTTCAATTTCAG GACCTTACTGGTTTGGAATCAATGGACCAATGTCGCCGAACATTAGAGCAGCATAATTGGAACATAGAG GCTGCAGTACAAGACAGACTTAATGAGCAGGAGGGAGTGCCCAGTGTGTTTAACCCTCCACCATCCAGACCATTACAGGTCAATACAGCAGACCATAGAGTATATAGTTACATCGTCTCAAGGCCACAACCCAGG ggATTATTAGGATGGAGTTACTACTTGATAATGCTACCTTTCAGATTTACATATTACACACTTCTGGATATTTTCAG gcttGCGCTGCGATTCATCAGGCCAGATCCTCGTGGTCGTGTGACAGACCCTGTTGGAGATGTTGTGTCTTTCATTCATAGTTTTGAGGAGATGTATGGTCGGTCACACCCTGTATTTTACCAGGGAACATACAGCCAG GCACTGAATGATGCCAAACGGGAGCTCCGCTACCTACTAGTGTACCTTCATGGGGATGATCATCAGGACACTGACGAGTTTTGCCG CTCCACATTATGTACAGAAGAGGTCATAACCTTCATCAACGCACGCATGCTCTTTTGGGCATGCTCAACTAGCAAGCCGGAGGGCTACAGAg TGTCCCAAGCGTTGCGGGAGAACACCTATCCATTCCTGGCCATGATAATGCTGAAGGACCGCAAGATGACAGTGGTGGGAAGGCTGGAGGGTCTCATTCAGCCGGAGGACCTCATCAACCAGCTCACATTCATCATGGATGCCAACCAAACATATCTGATGTCAGAGCGCCTTGAACG ggaGGAGAGGAACCAGACCCAAGTGCTACGACAGCAACAGGATGAGGCCTATCTGGCCTCGCTTCGCGCCGACCAGGAGAAGGACcgaaagaaaagagaggagcaGGAACAGCGAAggcaagaggaggagaaggtcCGGCAGAGTGCTCTTGCTGAGGAGCGTAGACGAAGA ACACTcgaagaggagaaggagaggaaatCAGAATGTCTTCCTCCAGAGCCACCTGCAGATGATCCAGAAAGTGTCAAAATAGTGTTTAAGCTGCCCAACGACACACGAGTAGAGAGGCGATTCCTCTTTGGGCAGTCTCTGTCG GTAATACACgacttccttttctctttgaAGGAGACCCCAGAGAAATTTCAGATAGTCACAAACTTCCCTCGCCGAGTCTTGCCCTGCCTTCCAACAGACGAGCAGCCCAACCCTCCCACACTGAAAGAGGCAGGACTCAGCCGCTCTGAGGTCCTTTTTGTTCAGGACCTTACGGACGATTAA
- the pin4 gene encoding peptidyl-prolyl cis-trans isomerase NIMA-interacting 4 gives MPPKGKGGKGGKGAASGSADADKKEKAPKGGTAVKVRHILCEKHGKCMEAMEKLKAGVRFSEVASQYSEDKARQGGDLGWMTRGSMVGPFQDAAFALPVSTMDKPVYTDPPVKTKFGYHIIMVEGKK, from the exons ATGCCACCAAAGGGAAAAGGTGGCAAGGGTGGCAAAG GAGCTGCTTCGGGAAGTGCAGACGCtgataagaaagaaaaagcaccTAAAGGAGGCACTGCTGTGAAG GTTCGACACATCCTCTGTGAAAAACATGGGAAATGCATGGAGGCAATGGAGAAACTAAAGGCTGGAGTGCGTTTCAGCGAAGTAGCATCACAATACAGTGAAGACAAAGCAAGACAAGGA GGAGATCTGGGGTGGATGACACGAGGATCAATGGTTGGACCTTTCCAGGATGCAGCATTTGCCCTACCTGTCAGCACCATGGATAAACCTGTCTACACAGACCCTCCTGTCAAGACAAAGTTTGGGTACCACATTATTATGGTAGAAGGGAAAAAGTGA